A stretch of Canis lupus familiaris isolate Mischka breed German Shepherd chromosome 11, alternate assembly UU_Cfam_GSD_1.0, whole genome shotgun sequence DNA encodes these proteins:
- the CTXN3 gene encoding cortexin-3: MDGGQPVPSALVPLENASPDSSMSLEQKTTFVFVILLFIFLGILIVRCFRILLDPYRSMPTSTWADGLEGLEKGQFDHALA, encoded by the coding sequence ATGGATGGAGGACAGCCCGTCCCTTCAGCCCTAGTGCCCCTTGAGAATGCATCACCAGATTCTAGCATGTCTCTGGAGCAGAAAACCACATTTGTCTTTGTGattttgttgttcattttcttggGCATCCTCATTGTCAGGTGCTTCCGGATCCTTCTGGACCCATATCGGAGCATGCCGACCTCAACCTGGGCGGATGGACTTGAAGGCCTGGAGAAGGGGCAGTTTGACCATGCCCTTGCCTAG